DNA from Longimicrobium sp.:
TCAATTGTTCGGTGACTTGCAGGCTGCACTGGCGAGAAAACAGGGTGCGGAGAAGGAGGTGGCGCGCCGCATCGGGCACGTGATGGCGAAGAACAGGGCGAGCTTCGGGAGCCGCGTGTACGACTATAAGGCAGCATTCGGCAACAAATGTATGCAGGTCGTCGAGCGGCTCGCACGCCGTAGGGGAATCGAATTCGACACTACATCAACAAACGGTTCCGAGGAAGAAGACATCTTCGGTGCTACCGGAGACGGGGATCCCTATGCTCCCGTTCGTGATCTCCTGCGTAATCCAGATGAGAGCGCATCGCTCGCAACTGACATCAAGGAGATTTACGACTCGATGAGAGTCGAAGAACGTGACACCGAGATTGGGCGAAAGGCCGAGCGAAGCGTGCAACGCGCCAATACTTTACTCAACGAGGTGAACTTAGAGCAAGCTGACCCCGGAACCTTTGCCGCGATCCGAAGCCAACTCAACGCTGTGGTTGCGCGCGCGGAGGAACTCCTCACTGACGTAGGGCGGCTGGAGACTCGTATGGGGAGCGTCGAGTAGCGGTGCCTAGCCTGACGATCGACTACGTTCCGGGCACGGTGTCGGCGCGAATCATCGGGTCCGATGATTTTTCGGATTCAGTGTGGAATCGCGTGCTACAAGCAGCATCCCAGGCTGACGCCGATGCTCGCGTCGTTGGTCGGATGGTCGAGTTGCCGTGGGGTGCGGCGCTTCCAGTTATTCTCGAACTGGGCGGCCTACGCAGGGATCATGGCTTCACAATGGACGCGACCCCTGACGCGGGCCAACGGCTCCAGAACTTCCATGCCGAGCGCGCCGCAGTCCGCGCCGCGCGAACGGCCGAGGGGCCGCCCGCGATTCTCTCCTCTGAACAAGTCGAGGACAGCCTCCGCGCACTTGGGTTCACGCGACGCACACTGCGCGATTTCCAGATTGCTGATATCATACGACTTACTGCTCTCCGGCACGGCGCGAACTTCTCCGTCCCCGGAGCAGGCAAGACCACGGTCACGCTGGCCGTCCATCTGCTGACGTGTAACCCGCACACGCACCTTCTGGTTGTCGCGCCCAAGAACGCCTTCGCTGCATGGGACGAAGTTATTGACGATTGCATGTCGGCAGATGCCCCGGATGGCAACGCACAGCCGTTCGTGCGCCTTGATATGGATGATATAGGTGTTGACCGGGCACTCCAGGACGGCGGCCGCAGGTTCATCATCAGCTACGACAAGCTTATTCGTATACAACGTGTCATGTCGCGATACATGGCGCGAAACCAGGTTCACCTCGTGCTCGATGAGTCGCATCGGATCAAGGCCGGCGATGATTCTGCGCGCGGACGTGCTCTTCTAGGAGTGGCGGC
Protein-coding regions in this window:
- a CDS encoding DEAD/DEAH box helicase encodes the protein MPSLTIDYVPGTVSARIIGSDDFSDSVWNRVLQAASQADADARVVGRMVELPWGAALPVILELGGLRRDHGFTMDATPDAGQRLQNFHAERAAVRAARTAEGPPAILSSEQVEDSLRALGFTRRTLRDFQIADIIRLTALRHGANFSVPGAGKTTVTLAVHLLTCNPHTHLLVVAPKNAFAAWDEVIDDCMSADAPDGNAQPFVRLDMDDIGVDRALQDGGRRFIISYDKLIRIQRVMSRYMARNQVHLVLDESHRIKAGDDSARGRALLGVAALPVRRDILSGTPAPNSIADLQPQLDFLWPGVHLGTQVAQASRPRDVLQNLYVRTTKRQLGLTPPTRHFRHVEMGPAQLILYTTLKDVVIEQLRDIRRSRHVDFIAARRSVMRLLQVATNPVVAAVNMLGGGDRREDRGTALLETVIEEGDSNKMVEAVTLARDLARQNRKTVVWTIFRPTIDRLEALAQDMSPVVLHGGVPAGDDRSQDTREGRIRRFHDDPDCW